The proteins below come from a single Myripristis murdjan chromosome 10, fMyrMur1.1, whole genome shotgun sequence genomic window:
- the cnot7 gene encoding CCR4-NOT transcription complex subunit 7, which produces MPAATVDHSQRICEVWANNLDEELKRIRHVIRKYNYIAMDTEFPGVVARPIGEFRSNADYQYQLLRCNVDLLKIIQLGLTFMNEQGEYPPGTSTWQFNFKFNLTEDMYAQDSIELLTTSGIQFKKHEDEGIETLYFAELLMTSGVVLCEGVKWLSFHSGYDFGYLIKILSNANLPEEEVDFFEILRLFFPVIYDVKYLMKSCKNLKGGLQEVAEQLELERIGPQHQAGSDSLLTGMAFFKMREMFFEDHIDDAKYCGHLYGLGSGSAYVQNGTGNAYEEEANKQQS; this is translated from the exons ATGCCCGCAGCTACTGTGGATCACAGCCAAAGAATATGTGAGGTTTGGGCCAACAACCTGGACGAGGAGCTGAAGAGGATCCGACATGTTATCCGAAAATACAATTACATTGCTATG GACACAGAGTTTCCAGGTGTTGTTGCCAGACCAATCGGAGAATTCAGAAGCAACGCCGACTACCAGTACCAGCTGCTGCGCTGCAATGTGGACTTGCTCAAGATAATCCAGCTGGGCCTCACTTTTATGAATGAGCAGGGTGAATACCCACCAGGAACATCGACTTGGCAGTTCAATTTTAAGTTTAACCTCAC AGAGGACATGTACGCTCAGGACTCCATCGAGCTCCTGACCACTTCAGGGATTCAGTTCAAGAAGCACGAAGACGAAGGCATCGAGACGCTGTACTTTGCAGAGCTGCTGATGACGTCGGGTGTGGTGCTCTGCGAAGGTGTCAAGTGGCTGTCCTTCCACAG TGGTTACGACTTTGGATACCTGATCAAGATCCTGTCCAACGCCAACCTGCctgaggaggaggtggactTCTTCGAGATCCTTCGCTTGTTCTTTCCGGTCATTTATGATGTCAAGTACCTCATGAAGAGTTGTAAAAACCTCAAG GGCGGGCTGCAGGAAGTGGCAgagcagctggagctggagaggaTCGGACCTCAGCATCAGGCCGGCTCCGACTCCTTACTCACAGGCATGGCTTTCTTCAAGATGAGAGAG ATGTTCTTTGAGGATCATATCGATGATGCAAAGTACTGTGGTCACTTGTACGGGCTCGGCTCCGGCTCTGCCTACGTGCAGAACGGGACAGGGAATGCTTACGAAGAAGAGGCTAACAAGCAGCAGTCGTGA